Proteins from one Ipomoea triloba cultivar NCNSP0323 chromosome 1, ASM357664v1 genomic window:
- the LOC116032068 gene encoding WAT1-related protein At1g09380-like — protein MGADLLALMMMIFVQFGYAVMNIISKVAMDSGMNPFVHVAYRQLFASIAIAPIAYFYERRIRPQMTLSILFNIFLCSIFGISLNQITYFVGLKNSTPTIACALTNLIPAVTYLMAVPFGIEKLMIRSAAGKAKVVGTILCVGGAMLLSFYHGHNIGIGESSIHWKYADHLSSQNKINNNNGSTNTQPNFILGPFLIIVSAVSWAIWSIIQTRVSEKYPAPYSSTALMCLMSSIQCVVFAVCFDHKPSDWSLRQGIRATSTVYAGIMGTAIAYCLMSWCIDKKGPLYVSVFNPLLLVIVAVLSWGLLRDKIYVGTIVGSVLIVVGLYGVLWGKQQELRQVIGVVDVDEEEAIDEVKTKEDNLEELELSGHSIITVDQFPKK, from the exons ATGGGTGCAGATTTGTTGGCTCTTATGATGATGATATTTGTGCAATTTGGATATGCGGTGATGAACATCATATCCAAGGTGGCCATGGATTCCGGCATGAACCCTTTCGTCCACGTCGCTTATCGTCAACTTTTCGCCTCCATTGCCATTGCTCCGATTGCATATTTCTACGAGAG GAGGATACGGCCACAGATGACACTCTCTATCCTTTTCAATATATTCCTTTGTTCCATATTTGG GATTAGCCTCAATCAGATCACATACTTTGTAGGGCTCAAGAATTCCACACCAACCATTGCATGTGCATTAACCAACTTAATTCCAGCAGTCACTTACCTCATGGCAGTCCCTTTCGG gATTGAAAAGTTAATGATACGGAGTGCGGCCGGGAAAGCGAAGGTGGTGGGAACCATACTGTGTGTGGGTGGTGCTATGTTACTGTCGTTCTACCACGGCCATAATATTGGCATAGGCGAATCTAGCATTCACTGGAAATATGCAGACCATCTCTCATcccaaaacaaaattaataataataatggctcTACCAACACTCAACCCAACTTCATCCTCGGACCTTTCCTCATCATCGTTAGCGCCGTTTCTTGGGCAATTTGGTCAATTATCCAG acaagAGTGAGTGAGAAGTACCCAGCTCCATACTCAAGCACGGCCTTAATGTGTTTGATGTCTAGCATTCAGTGTGTTGTTTTCGCTGTTTGCTTTGACCACAAACCAAGTGATTGGTCTTTGAGGCAAGGGATCAGGGCTACCTCTACGGTTTATGCg gGAATTATGGGCACTGCAATAGCATATTGCCTAATGTCATGGTGCATAGATAAAAAAGGACCTTTATATGTTTCTGTTTTCAACCCTTTGCTGCTTGTGATTGTAGCTGTTCTCAGTTGGGGTTTACTTCGAGACAAAATATATGTTGGCAC GATTGTTGGGTCAGTGTTGATTGTTGTGGGACTATATGGAGTTCTATGGGGAAAGCAGCAAGAGCTACGACAAGTTATTGGGGTTGTGGATGTGGATGAAGAAGAGGCAATAGATGAGGTGAAAACCAAAGAAGATAACTTGGAAGAATTGGAGTTATCTGGCCATTCAATCATCACCGTTGATCAATTCCCCAAGAAGTGA